The Tubulanus polymorphus chromosome 1, tnTubPoly1.2, whole genome shotgun sequence genome contains a region encoding:
- the LOC141910039 gene encoding kelch-like protein 24a: MPPKRFKHHLLSDQKNPVVTLIDYKTKESKYYLHVADPPSAALYNNPNLSDITLKVGEQEFFAHKIIIAAASDVFARMVHSDWCKQSVMELQENEDCSRVFDKFLKYFYSGKILINKDYVFPLFLLADKYNVKGLVDECVLHIEKGLAVRSCMNKDKDMSLVGETSNASSTKKRVLSFGLLSSGDSESDSSDCDDSESIEKLLKIQQQQSFKCLIPCEIFPIAMVMKMLQFTHNEKIYDAALYNLEARLAKQVNDGDTKMWNLLDAQLLKTLLDDNHFYCSEYNIYKAVKSWLVFDVSRQESNTLKEVYTRVRFPLMNAEELYEVEADKILNECPDAIKLVHEAIRYKLFKDCPRAAASENWSGCQFTKRKLKS, from the coding sequence ATGCCCCCAAAAAGATTCAAGCATCATTTGCTCAGCGACCAGAAGAATCCTGTAGTAACGTTGATCGattacaaaacaaaagaatcaaaatattatttaCACGTGGCCGATCCACCGAGTGCCGCCCTATACAACAATCCAAATTTAAGCGATATCACGCTGAAAGTCGGAGAACAAGAATTTTTTGcgcataaaatcattattgcTGCGGCGAGTGACGTTTTCGCTCGAATGGTGCATTCTGATTGGTGCAAACAGTCGGTTATGGAACTACAAGAAAATGAAGATTGCTCGCGTGTTTTCGATAAATTTCTTAAGTACTTCTACAGCGGTAAAATCCTCATCAACAAAGACTACGTATTCCCGTTGTTTCTGTTAGCGGACAAGTATAACGTTAAGGGTTTAGTCGACGAATGCGTTTTGCATATCGAGAAGGGTTTGGCCGTTCGTTCTTGTATGAATAAAGATAAAGACATGTCGTTAGTCGGCGAAACGTCAAATGCTTCGTCCACAAAAAAGCGTGTTCTCAGTTTCGGCTTGTTAAGTTCCGGTGACAGCGAAAGCGACTCGTCCGATTGCGACGATTCAGAAAGTATCGAAAAACTGCTGAAAATTCAACAGCAGCAGTCGTTCAAATGTTTGATCCCGTGCGAAATCTTCCCGATTGCGATGGTCATGAAAATGTTACAGTTCACGCACAACGAGAAAATCTACGACGCCGCCTTGTACAACCTGGAAGCTCGTTTGGCGAAACAAGTCAATGACGGAGATACTAAAATGTGGAATTTGTTGGATGCACAGCTGCTCAAAACACTTCTCGATGACAATCATTTttactgttctgaatataacatatataaagCCGTAAAATCATGGCTGGTGTTTGACGTATCGCGACAAGAATCGAACACGCTTAAAGAAGTTTATACGCGCGTTCGATTTCCATTAATGAATGCGGAGGAACTTTACGAAGTCGAAGCAGACAAGATTTTGAACGAATGCCCGGATGCGATTAAGCTTGTTCACGAGGCTATTCGGTATAAATTGTTCAAAGATTGTCCGCGTGCTGCTGCCAGTGAAAACTGGTCCGGATGTCAGTTTACCAAGAGAAAACTGAAGAGTTGA
- the LOC141912176 gene encoding uncharacterized protein LOC141912176, which produces MDYSDDLALAKLLQEEYDNEVEADDSSRAACLAIQSPPSSKKLNPKSIVDPAWEMLDPSPDIRTLFLEFNEAFFWGMLSSIEVRWSPRMTLCAGLCVYEGRGGMCSVRLSQPLLKLRPRKDLVETLLHEMIHAYLFITDNNKDHDGHGPEFQKHMNRLNTETGTSISIYHSFHDEVNEYRKHWWKCNGPCQKKPPYFGFVKRAMNRAPSPRDPWWASHQQTCGGTYAKVKEPEDYGKKKKKGDTSKKKAESSQTGKNLDIRNQLEKGNKLGSTTSSSTSSTGKINSNNSRKDISEMESQNVNNISGIEKVTKRGDKGLSRSVTHDNPKKPNNSTQISLDDAWSTNQKPNSKRLPAESSSGTPKANVHGFKSTANGGVSYGGKVQVKAKDFASSTNSQRGADVHGFKVGSSGGVSYENSSNGNNSDNVVTQTPVQVFSGGGKKLGATQGNISMDERKSLFLKNLESKCSLPDLISKPAINVKKSEKIGSSQQIFGTNIVEKRSVDNDDDEKPSTKKFKSDNKSDSDKCSKSDSPSTSSMKLENTASDVIDLTAASNISCPICQKSIAEDIINNHLDICLNQQFISSEALW; this is translated from the exons ATGGATTATTCTGATGATTTGGCTCTTGCTAAGCTGCTTCAAGAAGAGTATGATAATGAAGTTGAAGCGGATGACAGTAGTAGAGCTGCGTGTTTGGCAATTCAATCGCCACCCTCTTCAAAAAAGTTAAATCCCAAATCAATAGTCGACCCCGCTTGGGAAATGTTGGATCCAAGTCCTGACATAAGGACTTTATTTTTGGAGTTCAATGAGGCATTTTTCTGGGGGATGCTTTCATCTATTGAAGTGCGTTGGAGTCCAAGAATGACTTT ATGTGCTGGTCTCTGCGTTTATGAAGGTCGAGGTGGAATGTGTTCTGTCAGACTCAGTCAACCATTACTTAAGCTACGTCCACGAAAAGATTTAGTCGAAACTTTACTA CATGAGATGATCCATGCTTATCTCTTCATCACGGATAATAATAAA GATCATGATGGGCATGGCCCAGAATTTCAAAAGCATATGAACCGCCTTAATACCGAAACAGGAACAAGCATTTCA ATCTATCATAGTTTTCACGATGAAGTGAATGAATATCGTAAGCACTGGTGGAAATGCAATGGTCCTTGTCAAAAGAAGCCAccttattttggatttgtgaAACGCGCTATGAATCGTGCCCCCTCTCCTCGGGACCCTTGGTGGGCGAGCCATCAACAAACCTGTGGTGGTACATATGCAAAAGTTAAAGAACCAGAAGACTAtggaaagaagaaaaagaaaggtGATACCAGTAAAAAGAAAGCTGAAAGCTCACAAACAG GTAAAAATTTGGACATTCGAAATCAATTggaaaaaggaaataaattaGGATCGACTACCAGTAGTAGTACTTCATCAACTGGAAAAATCAATTCCAATAACTCAAGGAAAGATATCAGTGAAATGGAATCTCAAAATGTGAACAATATTTCTGGAATTGAGAAAGTTACAAAACGAGGCGACAAGGGTTTATCGCGTAGTGTGACACATGACAATCCCAAAAAACCAAATAACTCTACTCAAATTAGTTTGGACGATGCGTGGAGTACAAATCAGAAACCCAATTCAAAGAGATTACCAGCTGAAAGCTCAAGTGGAACACCGAAAGCCAATGTCCATGGATTTAAATCTACAGCCAATGGAGGGGTATCTTATGGAGGAAAGGTTCAAGTAAAGGCTAAAGATTTTGCAAGTTCAACAAACTCTCAACGTGGTGCAGATGTGCACGGATTTAAAGTTGGTAGCAGCGGTGGCGTTTCTTATGAAAATAGTTCAAATGGAAATAACTCCGACAATGTTGTTACACAAACGCCTGTACAAGTTTTTTCTGGGGGCGGGAAAAAGCTTGGTGCGACGCAGGGTAATATATCCATGGATGAACGTAAATCTTTGTTCCTCAAGAATTTAGAGTCAAAATGTAGTCTTCCCGATTTGATAAGTAAACCTGCGATTAACGTTAAAAAGTCTGAAAAAATTGGTTCCTCTCAGCAAATATTTGGAACAAACATCGTTGAAAAACGTTCTGTtgacaatgatgatgatgaaaaaccttccacaaaaaaatttaaatctgataataaaAGTGATTCTGATAAATGTTCCAAATCTGACAGTCCATCTACCTCATCTATGAAACTGGAAAATACTGCTTCTGATGTTATTGATCTTACTGCTGCTTCAAATATATCTTGTCCCATTTGCCAGAAATCAATCGCAGAGgatattatcaataatcatcttgatatttgtttaaatCAACAGTTTATCTCCTCGGAGGCTCTCTGGTAA
- the LOC141899285 gene encoding uncharacterized protein LOC141899285, whose product MLKSVRRSSLSLSTSPINPRKVTVVLLDGEQLELVIDVKSRVNHVYCQVCQHLSLRENEYFGLASYKDEEYQFLDLDHKLQKYASKSWRSKRSNGCDASGKPLLVLYFRVQYYVNYKLLRERTSRKLYYLQLRENVLRFCQLCGEERHFQLAAYAMQADLGNFYGKKHSGTYFEPSEYFPAWIIANRGIPYIMKNMPKFHKDLRGMSKMEAQIQFIKEASSQPAAHNIHLYPIRLKKSDKKPNLWMGICPTGLEIYEPREDGFKSLMGMFEWTSVQRLQFDRKKFQIRMVNGGRRFAYYTTTQDQAAHLFWLCQKTHQLQMSVKKSLAELRRLELEEKKRYRESYIYSSTDDLAWEQQHNGDLTYRPRHKAYSDPTNRISVASKTSSGSTSGIVSDRLHASIAGSEENSPFMDHNSPIQSGRVKNPQFVAQNKTCVSMPANLNETTKSLTTVEIHKSHDKLETAGFDNPGFENLIGDSEESLLSDKPHRGVRPASIAGFESSDPVSKTGLNVGLYNLNLNPPVIGQQDYQPNTLQTVNTVSTEKPIASGQNNQVTIPMSQSEGISCDITYEPQTYAPYTLVSSVPRTVQVAHSTMVNPLNTNSKINEQPRAPVPVQYKPTISGQVQMVATSRPISSRPEYLSHYVNDEVHSDREVIDLPYISAMKTLPVYPDGSGSSFPIYENVIIDRDVYSQANSVQLYTDGLPAYSNPNHSLYENSAAENQAVRVNSHLPMYSEATAANPPIYSDMHNLVHIPYSDANVTTNHRTPSSSSSVSYQTPSSKHHTSGGSFDSLRSQPNLQQDICMNLDRIGTSEFAEMNFITSKSQMSRSTEQLLAQPAIKANSNKKTKLVAKAHSFGEETRLHPDLEGFRGIHNSMSLPLITALCNDRTLLNIHTESPLHSHEEEMSENSTLKSERKTSAGKRREKFAETARQRTPSGYSVDTEYSMETMVSIKSVQENNSLSDPSSDVPLDDISLLDEEDATMIDGMDNISEASSMQSLKILNSQSLIRVDANHNPSRSPSDSNSSSSNHTSFKQVPTKLNSGGHNNLIVYELNDNMPETFSVA is encoded by the exons ATGCTCAAGTCTGTTAGGCGATCATCTCTATCATTATCAACGAGTCCTATCAATCCGAGGAAGGTGACAGTAGTTTTGCTGGATGGTGAACAACTTGAACTAGTCATTGAT GTGAAATCCCGGGTAAATCATGTATATTGTCAGGTCTGTCAGCATCTGTCTCTTAGAGAAAATGAATACTTCGGCTTAGCTTCATACAAAG ATGAAGAATACCAGTTTTTAGACTTGGACCATAAACTCCAGAAGTACGCGTCGAAATCTTGGCGATCCAAACGAAGCAAT GGTTGTGACGCTTCAGGGAAGCCTCTTCTGGTGTTGTACTTCAGAGTGCAGTATTATGTCAATTATAAATTACTCAG AGAAAGGACATCCAGGAAACTGTATTACCTCCAGCTAAGAGAGAATGTGCTCCGTTTCTGTCAGTTATGTGGCGAAGAAAGACACTTTCAGTTGGCAGCTTATGCCATGCAGGCTGACCTCGGCAACTTTTATGGCAAGAAACACTCAGGGACTTACTTTGAGCCGTCGGAATATTTTCCAGCTTGG ATAATAGCTAATCGAGGAATACCTTACATCATGAAGAACATGCCGAAATTCCATAAAGATCTTCGTGGCATGTCGAAAATGGAGGCTCAAATACAGTTTATCAAAGAAGCGTCGAGTCAGCCTGCTGCCCACAACATCCACCTGTATCCGATACGGTTAAAAAAGTCAGACAAAAAACCGAACTTGTGGATGGGCATTTGCCCAACAGGTTTAGAAATCTATGAACCGCGAGAGGATGGGTTTAAGTCTTTGATGGGAATGTTTGAATGGACGTCTGTTCAGCGATTGCAGTTTGAT cgCAAGAAGTTTCAGATTCGAATGGTTAATGGTGGTCGCCGATTTGCTTATTACACAACTACTCAGGATCAAGCGGCACATCTATTTTGGCTTTGTCAGAAGACGCATCAACTGCAGATGTCTGTTAAGAAATCATTGGCTGAGCTTCGTAGACTTGAACTGGAAG AAAAGAAGCGTTATCGAGAGTCATACATCTACAGTAGTACAGATGACCTTGCCTGGGAACAACAGCATAATGGTGACCTTACATACAGACCACGACACAAAGCTTACTCTGATCCTACTAACAGAATTTCAGTCGCGAGTAAAACTAGTTCCGGCTCAACAAGTGGAATTGTTAGTGATCGGCTGCATGCTAGCATAGCTGGAAGTGAAG AAAACTCTCCGTTCATGGATCACAATTCTCCGATTCAAAGTGGCAGAGTGAAAAATCCACAATTTGTGGCTCAAAATAAGACATGCGTTTCGATGCCGGCAAATCTAAACGAAACAACGAAATCTTTAACGACTGTCGAAATACATAAATCACACGATAAACTGGAAACCGCAGGATTCGATAATCCTGGTTTCGAAAATTTAATCGGTGATTCTGAAGAAAGTTTACTCTCCGACAAACCTCATCGCGGAGTAAGGCCAGCTTCAATTGCTGGTTTTGAATCGAGCGATCCAGTGAGTAAAACTGGATTGAATGTCGGATTATACAATCTTAATTTAAATCCGCCAGTTATTGGGCAGCAGGATTATCAACCAAACACTTTACAAACTGTAAATACTGTTTCTACAGAGAAACCGATTGCGTCTGGACAAAATAACCAGGTCACTATACCGATGTCGCAATCGGAAGGAATCAGTTGCGATATCACTTATGAACCACAAACTTATGCTCCATATACTTTAGTGAGTTCAGTGCCACGAACGGTTCAAGTCGCGCATAGCACAATGGTTAATCCATTGAACacaaattctaaaataaacgAACAGCCTCGCGCGCCGGTTCCGGTCCAGTATAAACCGACTATATCTGGACAAGTTCAAATGGTAGCCACGTCAAGACCTATTAGTTCAAGACCTGAATATCTGTCCCATTACGTTAACGATGAAGTGCACAGTGACCGAGAGGTTATCGATCTTCCATATATCTCTGCCATGAAGACTTTGCCGGTTTATCCTGATGGCAGCggcagttcatttccaatttatgaaaatgttataatcgATAGAGATGTATACAGTCAGGCAAACTCTGTTCAGCTTTATACTGATGGTTTGCCTGCATATTCGAACCCAAATCATTCGCTCTATGAGAATTCAGCAGCAGAAAATCAGGCAGTTCGCGTAAATTCTCATCTGCCCATGTATTCTGAGGCAACTGCCGCTAATCCTCCTATTTATTCGGATATGCATAATCTTGTACATATACCATATTCTGATGCAAATGTTACGACCAATCATCGAACTCCGTCATCATCATCCAGCGTGTCATATCAAACACCGTCTTCAAAACATCATACAAGCGGTGGTAGTTTCGACTCGCTACGATCGCAGCCAAATCTGCAGCAGGATATATGTATGAATCTGGATAGAATCGGAACGAGTGAATTTGCCGAAATGAACTTCATTACCTCGAAATCGCAAATGAGTCGCAGCACGGAACAGTTATTAGCGCAACCGGCGATTAAAGCTAATAGCAATAAGAAAACTAAACTTGTCGCGAAAGCTCATTCATTTGGCGAGGAAACGCGATTACATCCTGATCTAGAAGGCTTTCGAGGAATCCACAATTCGATGTCTCTTCCATTGATAACCGCTTTGTGTAACGATCGCACATTGTTAAATATTCACACGGAAAGTCCATTGCACAGCCACGAAGAAGAGATGTCGGAAAACAGCACGCTGAAATCTGAACGTAAAACCAGCGCCGGTAAACGCAGGGAGAAATTCGCAGAAACAGCACGACAGCGGACTCCGTCGGGGTATTCCGTCGATACCGAATACTCCATGGAAACTATGGTCTCGATAAAATCCGTCCAAGAGAATAATTCATTGAGCGATCCATCGAGTGACGTTCCACTCGATGACATTTCGCTGTTAGACGAAGAAGACGCTACGATGATCGATGGCATGGATAACATTTCCGAAGCTTCATCCATGCAGAGTTTGAAAATACTTAATTCTCAAAGTTTAATTAGGGTTGATGCGAATCATAATCCCAGCCGCAGTCCCTCTGATAGCAACTCGAGCAGTAGCAATCATACATCGTTTAAACAAGTACCAACAAAATTGAATAGTGGTGGTCACAATAATTTGATTGTTTATGAGCTGAATGATAACATGCCAGAAACATTCAGCGTTGCTTGA